ACGACGATCCCGATCTGTAGGCCGTGGCTGACGAGTGCCCTTTCGTCGGGCGACAGCCCCTCGACGATCTCACGCAGTCGCTGCAACGGCGGACGGCCGCCGAGCTCGGTGATCAGTATGCCGTCCGCGCCGGTGACGATGTATGGGTAGCCGATCGGCCGGCAACCCTGCGACACGACCGGGACACCGCGCATCCCGGGCAGGCGCACGCCGACGACGCCGGAGGTGAGCACGTCGTGATCGCGGAACAGCCGGGTGTCGCCCCGCCGGCGCCCGCCGCTCACCACGCCGCCCACGACGGCGGTGCCCGGCAGGTCGGTGTTGGGGTGCTCGATGAGCAGGTTCGACGGGAATGTGTACGGGTCCGGCAGCAGCAGATGCAGATCCCGGGCGGTGCGGTCGAACCGATAACCGGTGATCAGGGCACCCGAGCCGGTACGGACAAAGTCCAGCTGGAATGTCTCGGCGGCCAAGCCGGACGCCAGCCACACCACCACCGCGGGCTCGTCCTCGATCTCGTGGCGGCCGGCGACGATGGCCTGGGCGATGCAACCGACAAGCGCGGGCGGATCGATCATCTGCAGCACCGCGCTCAGGACGTCGGCAGCCCGGTCGGTGTGTGCACGCGATCCAAGCAACACCGCCAGCGACGGCGCCTCACCCGCCAGCTCGTCGCGCGCCTGGCCCGCAGCCTCCACCGCGGCCTGCCGCGCGTCGGGCGTGGTGCAAACCCCGACTCCGATCCGCACAGTTCCATGATGCGCCGATGTGCCCCGGGTGTCGGCGGCTCTTCGGACCGTTGGCGCCGACCGCGCTTAAGCGCGGTCGGCCGTCGAGCCGCGGCCTCGTCAAAAGATAAGGCGCACCGACCATTCCGCGTGCGGAACGTCGCGTAGTTCACCCGAGTGGTCGACCACCAACGTCAGCAACTGCACGACAATCCCGGTCAGCCGCCCGCGCTGCGGGTCGACAGTGGGGATGGTGACCGCCAACCGGGTGTCCGGCCGAAACAAGGTGCTGGTGGTGTTGGCGGGGTCCTGGTATACCTGCAGCAAACGCCACGGCGCCCGGGAAATGACTTCGGGTACCGAGAGCTGCACGGGATAGCGTTCGCTTACCGGCAATTCGCCCTGCGCCTGCGGGGTCTGACAGTCGTCGAGGTCGACCACGTTGCAGTACAAATAGGGCCCCACGCGGGTCAGGTGCCCGTGCGAGTAAGCGCTGATCTCGGGTTGCTGCGGACCGTGTCCGCGTACTAGCAGCCATGCACCGGCCCCGGCCGCCACCGAGAGCAGAATCACCAGGATCACCGGCAGCGTTGCGACACCGCGCTTCACTGCGGCGCCACCGCCGCACCACGACGGGTGGTTTCTTGCTCGGCCATCACGGGCCGATTACCGCCCAGGCCAGGGATCAGCGAATCGCCGCGGAAGCTGACGATGGTCTGAGCCAGACCCAGGATCAGCAGCGCGCTCACCGCAGTGAAGCCCACCCACAGCTCGGTGTACACCAACACGCCCACCGCGCCGCCCAGCACCCAGGCCAGCTGAAGAGTCGACTCGGAACGCCCAAACCCCGATGCCCGCGACTCCTCGGGCAGGTCGTGCTGCAACGAGGCGTCCAGCGAGGCTTTAGCAATGGCACTGGACCCTGCCGTGATCAGGGTGGCAATCGCTGTCGCTGCCAGGCTGCCGGCCACCGCGGCCGCGATGGCTAACACGGTAACTAGCACGGTGCAGCGCACCACCAGCACAGCTGGCCTGCCTAGCTGCAGGCGTGCGCTGGTGAAATTGCCGGCGAAGTTGCCGACCGCGGCCGCCGCGCCGATCAGGCCCAGCATGCCCAATTGCACCCACCCGTTGGCTTCGTGCGCCTTGGCGACAAACGCCGGATACAAGAACAGAAAGCCGACCATCACCTTGATGGTGCAGTTACCCCACAGGGAGGTAATGATGTTGCGGCCCAACGGTTGTCG
Above is a window of Mycobacterium tuberculosis H37Rv DNA encoding:
- a CDS encoding hypothetical protein (A core mycobacterial gene; conserved in mycobacterial strains (See Marmiesse et al., 2004 PMID:14766927).), giving the protein MKRGVATLPVILVILLSVAAGAGAWLLVRGHGPQQPEISAYSHGHLTRVGPYLYCNVVDLDDCQTPQAQGELPVSERYPVQLSVPEVISRAPWRLLQVYQDPANTTSTLFRPDTRLAVTIPTVDPQRGRLTGIVVQLLTLVVDHSGELRDVPHAEWSVRLIF